One segment of Rhodanobacteraceae bacterium DNA contains the following:
- a CDS encoding alkaline phosphatase D family protein produces MTTLVFGSCMMHDGKNGMSVWADALAHRPDWLLLGGDNVYLDYFPTLGAPAGWTVEKFATELFERYREQFHTRSLRALANSIPAGQVIGTWDDHDFCWNNCYGADTKHDVPKKRRIARVLFHHYFQALNLRPLPAALPAIPLGVQSLLDHPFADQETYNAFDLDPFRVLVCDGRYYRERWDGSGATNTASLLGATQEAWLLNEIKQAQRPILIISGSTLSGASDQAWDYYTDFYIKRLQPALKNKVALYLGGDIHKNRLHQHPNTKTTEVVSSAVRVPFSSRRYGVIDFNTKEAKIFLYRRGEVDTSGILDFGTGKLAMAMAEVQSLSTSRAAAQRRAAVMRIRGKK; encoded by the coding sequence ATGACGACTTTGGTGTTCGGTTCGTGCATGATGCACGACGGCAAAAATGGAATGTCGGTGTGGGCCGATGCTCTCGCCCACCGCCCCGACTGGTTGCTGCTCGGTGGCGACAATGTCTACCTCGACTACTTCCCGACTCTGGGTGCGCCGGCGGGTTGGACCGTCGAAAAATTCGCGACAGAATTGTTCGAACGCTATCGGGAGCAGTTCCATACTCGCAGTCTACGTGCCTTGGCAAATTCGATCCCCGCAGGACAGGTCATTGGCACCTGGGATGACCACGACTTCTGCTGGAACAACTGCTACGGCGCGGACACGAAGCACGATGTCCCCAAGAAGCGCCGCATTGCACGGGTGTTGTTTCATCACTACTTTCAAGCCTTGAATTTACGACCTCTTCCTGCCGCCCTGCCCGCGATCCCGCTCGGAGTTCAATCGCTTCTCGACCACCCGTTCGCCGATCAGGAAACGTACAACGCTTTTGACCTGGACCCGTTTCGAGTGCTTGTTTGCGATGGGCGCTACTACCGGGAACGATGGGATGGGTCAGGCGCAACCAATACCGCGAGTCTCCTCGGAGCTACACAGGAGGCGTGGTTGTTGAACGAGATCAAGCAAGCGCAGCGCCCCATACTGATAATTTCTGGTTCGACCCTCTCTGGCGCTAGTGACCAGGCTTGGGACTATTACACCGACTTCTACATCAAACGCCTCCAGCCCGCGTTGAAGAACAAGGTGGCGCTATATCTCGGTGGGGACATTCATAAGAATCGGCTGCATCAGCATCCCAACACAAAGACGACTGAAGTTGTCTCGTCCGCTGTGCGAGTGCCCTTTAGTTCACGCCGCTACGGAGTGATCGACTTCAACACCAAGGAAGCGAAGATATTTTTGTATCGCCGAGGCGAGGTCGACACATCAGGAATCCTGGACTTTGGCACGGGAAAACTGGCCATGGCCATGGCAGAAGTGCAGTCACTTTCCACATCGCGCGCGGCTGCTCAGAGGCGCGCCGCAGTGATGAGGATTCGTGGGAAGAAATGA